CTGCCTCATCGGCATCCCGCTCGGCCTGCTGGCCGCGCGCTACCGCGACTCACTCGCCGACGTGGCGATCCGGGTCTTCGGTGTCTTCACCTACGCCGCGCCGGTCTTCTTCGTCGGCGTGGTGGCGATCATCATCTTCACCGGCAAGCTCGGCTGGCTGCCGTCGGGGCAGCAGGCCAGCCCGATCGCCCAGCTGACGGTCGAGCCGGTCACCCACATCTTCCTCCTCGACGCACTGCTGGCCGGTGACACGAAGTCGTTCGTCGACGGGCTGAAACACCTGGTGATGCCGGCGGTCACGCTGGGCCTGCTGATCACCGGCGTGTTCATCCGGCTGATCCGGGTCAACGTCGCCCAGACGCTGCGCGACGACTACGTGGAGGCGGCCCGGGCCCGCGGCATCGCCGAGCGCCGGGTGGTCTTCCAGCATGCGTTCCGCAACGCCATGGTGCCGTTCGTCACGGTGCTGGGCCTGCAGGCGGCGCTGTCGCTGGGCGGTGCGATCCTCACCGAGACGACGTTCAGCTGGCCGGGCCTCGGATCGCAACTGGTGCAGTACATCAACGCCCGCGACTACGTTGCCGTACAGGGCATCATGACCATCTTCGCCCTCGTCGTGGTGGGGATCAGCCTGCTCATCGACCTGATCAACGCGTTCATCGACCCGAGGGTGAGGTACTGATGGCGATCACCCCGACCGTCCAGTCGGGCGGACCGATCACCTCCTCGCGCCGCTCGCTGCCCGGCCGCGTCGTCGCCGTCGTGGCCACGCCGTACCGCCAGTCCGCCGGGGTGGCCCGGGCGATGCTGGTCGTCGGCACGGTGCTCACCGCGCTGATCGCGCTGGTGGCGATCTTCGCGCCGCTGGTGGCGCCGTACGACTTCGACCAGGTGAGCGACGGCGGCGGCCGTTTCCCCAAGCAGGCGGCGCCGTCGGGTGACCACCTGTTCGGTACGAGCGTGCAGACCTTCGACGTGTTCTCCCGCGTGGTGTGGGGCGCGCGGACCGAACTCAAGGTCGTCGTCCTCTCGCTGGTGCTGACGATCGTGATCGGCGTGGTTCTCGGCCTGGTCGCCGGTTTCGTCGGCGGCTGGCTGGACCGCGTGCTGGTGCTGGTGATGGACGCGCTGTTCGCGTTCCCCTATCTGCTGCTGGCGATCGTGGTCGCGTTCCTGCTGTCGGACTCGCTCGGCGGCGGGGTGACGACGGCGGCCGCGGCGATCACCGCGGTCTACATCCCGCAGTACTTCCGGGTCGTACGCAACAGCACG
This Actinopolymorpha cephalotaxi DNA region includes the following protein-coding sequences:
- a CDS encoding ABC transporter permease, which encodes MAITPTVQSGGPITSSRRSLPGRVVAVVATPYRQSAGVARAMLVVGTVLTALIALVAIFAPLVAPYDFDQVSDGGGRFPKQAAPSGDHLFGTSVQTFDVFSRVVWGARTELKVVVLSLVLTIVIGVVLGLVAGFVGGWLDRVLVLVMDALFAFPYLLLAIVVAFLLSDSLGGGVTTAAAAITAVYIPQYFRVVRNSTVSAKQATYVEAARALGAPPHTIMSRYLFTNVVQSVPVIATLNAADAVGTLAALGFLGYGIQPTDAAEWGYDLNRAMDDAASGIWWTGVFPGLAIVVLVMALTFVGEGLNETLNPTLRVRRLVPVVLPPRRAGAGAPAGSDAGRGAPSGARSDAPSDARPDALTGKEPAGSEEGAK
- a CDS encoding ABC transporter permease; this translates as MAGRSGSLRRYLAIRLLLVIPNVFVLLTLVFLLLRVAPGDPVSAALGGRLPAAELARRRAAGGYDDPILVQYWHYLSRIFTGDFGTAVSDNRPITNILLVNGAATLSLTLSALVVACLIGIPLGLLAARYRDSLADVAIRVFGVFTYAAPVFFVGVVAIIIFTGKLGWLPSGQQASPIAQLTVEPVTHIFLLDALLAGDTKSFVDGLKHLVMPAVTLGLLITGVFIRLIRVNVAQTLRDDYVEAARARGIAERRVVFQHAFRNAMVPFVTVLGLQAALSLGGAILTETTFSWPGLGSQLVQYINARDYVAVQGIMTIFALVVVGISLLIDLINAFIDPRVRY